Part of the Mastacembelus armatus chromosome 6, fMasArm1.2, whole genome shotgun sequence genome, GAGGCAAGAGCTGATCTGCTCAGGTTTGCTTTTCAAAGCATTTCCAACCAAAAACATTTGAGTAAATGCAAACCTAAACATGTGACTATTAAAACAGACTACAGATTAGCCCAATTGTCATAGTGGTTTTTAGCCAAGGTTTACACTTTTAACTTACACAGACAGGTTATTAAACTGGTCAAAAAACTTTACTTTGACCttttgtgtcagtttctgtgcATATTCTGTCATATGAAGGATACTTTGACCTAACATTCAAATGGTGGATAAAGCAGAAGGATATCTTTTCATAAATGACGTAACTTTACATCTCTCTGAGCAGAGAATATGCAGGAATAATAGCCTCTTGGGCCTTTGTCTGGAACCAGATATTCTGAGAGCACGAGTGTAGGACAGAGTGTTGATCCAGAACAATACGAAAAATGTGActatcatattatattattttattactataTTATATCTTTTGTCGAATCTGTCAGACTAAGAAAAGTCCTGTAGATATGAAACACCAGTGGTTTGCTCAGCGTTGAGCAACAGTCTGTGTCGCACACTCTTAAACACGACAGCAGGGGGCGCAAAAATGCTGTTGTTCTTGTAGAATATCTTATTCTAAGCCCGTGTTTCCATTTACCTCAGGCTTTTGTAGCCTGACCCTCGATCCCTTCGCTGTCCGTCAAATTTCACGTAACCTGCAATTAAAATACAATGTGGCCTGTTTGACACGTTAGTATTTGTATGTCTGCTGTTAGTCACGTATAACACACAGCTGCACCTCAGACAGCGGGACTCAGAGGAAATCCCCAAGAACCAATCCGAAAAGAGCTAAATTACACAATATTTTCCCCCAGACTGAATTAGTCTGTCTTTCCTAAAGCACGGGCCGCCTGCATGTTAAACTGCGGCTTCTTCGTGTCATTTTATAAATATGATTCTCAGAAACTGATCAAAGATGCAACatccactgtttttctttttctttttaaggcGAATGGTGAATCTGTCGAAATCTTAATACAGAAGTAGCACACAGGATGTTGCTGCCTCAAACTCCTTCGGACGTGACACTCGACACGCGGAGCAGCCACAAACGCACCTCACCTCATGAATATGTGCGCACGTCACGAACAAACCGGAGGCAGCCTTTAAATAGTGGGAGACCCTCCCTCTGCAGCACCACTGCTGCGGAAAAGCTGCACCGGGACAAGACACATTCCAGCTTCTGTTTCCACCTTCTGACTTAAACCTTAAAGGTAAGATTAGCAGTCCGACTCAAACATCAGACCGTATGCACACCACGGCTTCTCTGGTCCTTACATTCGGTCCTTTGCCTGTTAACAGATGACCAACCTGATTTTAAGAGAATGAATGGGAGAGCTAGTTTGCTGGTTGTTTATGTGCAGTGATGGCTCCAGTGTATTTTTTTgacaggtgattttttttttttttttttttttcatgtcgCATTTGTAAATGactgttttggggtttttttttttttttgtttttttttttatgcgcAACAGGATGTGGGCCTGTGGATTTCCTACTTCCTATCACGTAACCAGCATTCTTTCTAGCGTCCATGTGTGTTAGAATATTTAGGGACACTATGGCCTGGTTAATACAACAGCCCTGAAGCGCTGCTGCTTTGGGTTCGTTTCTATAGTCTATGTTTCTATCGATATGTTTGTTTAGAAATGATTAGATGGGTTAGGTGGCGGGGGGTAAGCCGTATAAACgcacagcagaaagaaaaggctTTCGTCCAGCATGTGGAGGTTTGAAAGACCATAAACGGTTggattaatttttattttggacaTCCAGGATTGCAGGATTAAGATCTACTCATAGTTGACTCCAGAAACTGATGTGACAGATGAGGTAATAAACCTCAGTGCTGGCCCGTCAGAGCTCAGCCTGCCTGTCCTGATGGTGATCAAACTAAGGAAATGTCATGGTGCACTAGAAATATGATACAAGCATATATGAAGTAGTTTTAGTCGCCCAGTTGTGTAACAACATATAAATCCCAGAAATTCATATAATCCAAAGCTTGAGATAAAACATACATGTCTTTCTTTCCAACTGTATTGCATCAAATTATTTCAGCTGCTAAAAATGTCACACTGATCAGGCTGGTTTCTATTGAGTATTTCAGCTTTTAGGAAGGGAACTTTGGCCAGTATtgaacatgtacagtaatcaTTTACTATAAGATAAGTGTCTTCTGTTAAAGAGCAAACCCATCAGTCTGGTTCTGGTTTATAGAAAGCTCTCAGCTCAAGTCTGGAAGAGATAATTGGATAAAGGAACATTAGATATGACTGTCCTGTCGGATACTCGGCTACGTGCCTGTGTCCACATCACAGAACCTGAGTAGTCATTCTGAAGCCACCGTGAGCACCCAGCCATGTCTGCCCAACCAGGAAACGTGAATGGTAGTGACGTCAGCTGAGGGTGGTCTGTGCTGCACGAGGGTAGGCTGCAGTACTTTTCCAGGCAgtggttgctatggtgacccAGAGAGGCTCTGTGGCACACTAAATCCTGTCCTGAGACCTTTTCTGATAGTAATAACATTAGGCTGGAAACTGGAACTTGTGGTATGTGGGGGTGGTTAAAAAGGGCTCACTTTCGATTATGTAatgtgatgaaagaaaaaggggGGGGTGGACCCAAATTGAGTCATTGTGGGATTAGAAGATGGTCACGTACACCCTTGTGAACTCATATCACAGTAATGAGTTCAAATGGTTACATACATTATGCAGCACCACTTTCTGGTCTCTCACTGTCTGTGTACTTGTTTGCTTACTCTTCACTAACACATCTTTCCTATCTCACCCTCcccctgtctcctctccttccctgaTCCTGTCTGTCTCCTGCCCTCTTCTTCCCCAGATGTCCACCAAGGACAAGCTGATCTGCCATGTGATGAAGGAGGAGCCTATTGGCTGCAGGAACAAGGTGACTGTGGTGGGTGTCGGCATGGTGGGCATGGCCTCAGCCATCAGCGTCCTGCTCaaggtgagagacagaaagggaaCATGTTTGGAAgcactgaatgtgtgtgcagttgTTCAGCATTGAAATGCACATAGAAAAAGTAGATGGCAtaatgaaaaaagtgaaagtgacttatatggccatgtatggtgacccatacccaatttgtgctctgcatttaacccatcaaAGTGCGTGcgcagacacatacagacacacacggaGCAGTAATAGTGGTAGAGTAGTTTTCCCAGTGCCAAATATGACACATTAAGTTGTGGTATAGTCAAATCATGCAAGTATAATTAGgaaaatgtacttgaaatagcaaaagtaaaaaaatagcATTGTCATTGTTGTAATTAACTCATTTGTTTGGTGTGTTTATTGCACTTCTTTTCTATAGGGCTGCAACTGATTTTCTAACTTCATTTGAGAAGCTGTGAAATGCATTTTTGCACTTTGACCATTATTTCATTTACTTAACTCATTTCCTTAACTTGTCATTTCAGTTCAACTTGTATTTAATGAGTAATTAAATTCATAACTGTGGAGAGTAACTGATATGCATGTACATCAGGACTTGTGTGATGAGCTGGCCATGGTTGACGTGATGGAGGACAAGCTGAAGGGTGAGGTCATGGACCTGCAGCACGGATCCCTCTTCCTCAAGACGCACAAGATTGTTGCAGATAAAGGTGAGGACACAGAAAATATCTACAAGCTGACTGGAAATTTTTGCCTGCACTGACACACCCTACTGAATGATGTTTGATTAAACTATTTGTATGATTGCACTCATTGTACTTTGTCCCTTTGGCAGACTACAGTGTGACCGCTAACTccaaggtggtggtggtgactgCTGGCGCCCGCCAACAGGAGGGCGAGAGCCGTCTTAACCTGGTGCAGCGTAACGTCAACATCTTTAAGTTTATCATCCCCAACATTGTCAAGTACAGTCCCAACTGCATTCTGCTGGTGGTCTCTAATCCAGGTTAGTGAGATGGGATAGTCTGTAGGAAGGATGGAAATGTAATACAAGGTGTGGTGCAGCTTGAAATTGTTGAGGGATTAGAGAATGTATATAATGTTGGCACCTGCAGATTAATGGGTGATCATCTCTGCTCTTGTTCTGTACTTCCCCAGTGGACATCCTGACCTATGTGGCATGGAAACTGAGTGGGTTCCCCCGTCACCGTGTCATTGGCTCTGGTACCAACTTGGACTCTGCCCGTTTCCGCCATCTCATGGGAGAGAAGCTCCACCTCCACCCTTCCAGCTGTCATGGCTGGATCATTGGAGAGCATGGAGACTCCAGTGGTATGCAGCTCTGACTAAAAAAATCTCTGCAGCCCTCTACTATACCTGTTTTGTTGATCCAGTTTATCTACatcatgtgcatgttttatgtTGGCATGATTCTTTGCATATACAATTTGAGTTACAAATTTCATGTCTTACTCACAGTGCCTGTGTGGAGTGGTGTGAATGTTGCTGGAGTTTCTCTGCAAGGACTCAACCCTCAGATGGGGGCTGAGGGTGACTCTGAGAACTGGAAAGCGATTCATAAGCAGGTGGTTGATGGGTGAGTACAGTGTCTCTTCAGTAATCCAATAGTCATCAAAACGAACTGCATTGCAAACCTCAGTCTCCCACCACCAATTTGACCAGGGCCAAAAGGCAAACGGGCAGATACAGCACATTATGTTATGGGTTCAGTAAGGCTTGGCAGCCAGTACAAATACAATAGGTATGCTACTTTGTAACATAATGTACAGTAGTGCTCAATGTCTTTTATACTCCAGTGTTTGACTTGTTGAAATACCTGACAGTAAAACAGATCAAGCACACGTTACTCAGTCGACTTTAATACGCCATATCCATGGCTCCTTATGTGTTCCTCACTGTGTGTAACAGATCTGttggattttgttttatgttgagTCATTCCTTTTGAAAGTGAAGTGATGCAACAGTTTGCACAGTAAACTTTGATACTGCACCATCACCTTTTTAATCTTATTTACATCAGGTCTTCAGGGACTTCAGTCATGTGCAACATAATAGGATCATAGATGTTTATAAAGGCTTTGGGTACGAATTTATTTaagagacaaagacaagtgTCTCGGGATGAAACGACTGCAAAGTTGCACCACTTTCCATCCTTGTGTCCAGTGGTAGTCTCATTTAAATTTATGAAGCAGTGAGATGCTTTTCTCTTCAGGGTCAGTTTGAAAGCATAATAAAACTAtactaaataaaatgacaaagtgAATTTCACTCTGCATGCATACATTTTGACAGAATGAAAACCTCAACAGAAAAATAGCAATGGATACCTGACTAACATGCTTcactcccccctcccccccaccCAATGTGTGCATGGTACAGAGCCTATGAAGTTATCAAGCTGAAGGGCTACACCTCCTGGGCCATTGGCATGTCTGTGGCTGACTTGGTGGAAAGTATCTTGAAGAACCTGCACAAGGTGCACCCTGTGTCCACACTGGTCCAGGTGAGGACCCAGGGAGAAAGATTTCCAGGgtttattcatttacaaaacctaccctgctttttttttttttttttttttctcccccagaTGTTATGAGATGGTAATTGTTTGTTTCCCCTTCTCTTCTGACAGGGCATGCATGGAGTGAAGGATGAGGTCTTCCTGAGCATCCCATGTGTCCTGGGCAACAGCGGCCTGACTGATGTCATTCACATGACACTGAAGCCTGATGAGGAAAAGCAGCTGGTGAAGAGTGCTGAGACCCTGTGGGGTGTACAAAAGGAGCTCACCCTGTAAAGTGTGCTCCTGAATCTAATAGTTCACCCTGAAACCACACTATACACCATGTGGTTGACTCCCTCCCTTCTACCATATCTCCTGTGTTCCTCACAGCAACAGGCAAGTGAGACCTTTGAATATCTAAGAAGGGCAAGTGTTCATAGCCATGCCAGTGCAGTTTAACTTCAGATATTCACACATGGGTGTTTTCCTTTGCTGCCTCCCATGGCTTCCCCTCTCATGACTGAATTCTTGGAAACACAACTTGTACCTTTAGGCTTTAAGCTTGGCTTATGTTGGAAAGAGGTGATATGTTTGTTGTCCTGTCTTGTTACATCAATTAGcatctgtactgtatgttactgCCTTTTCTGTACACTCCATGTTTGTAGTTTGTATTTATTCTGATTGTTAccagttgcttttttttttttttttccatttggtaatctctgttttttatttggcGTATAATGGAGACATTCCATTCTGAGGGGGACTTACTATCCCCCTAGTGTCATAACACTGCTGCATATATCACTGGGCCAAAATCCTGTGATACCAAAGTACCTTGTCATTTTAAACCTAACCACAAGTGCACTGACAGAAAATACTATTTAAAGGGGTAAAGTTCATAGCATTGACAAGAAAGGTTACATCTGAAAGTATTGAAGGGGCTGCTGCCTAGGTACCTTGCTATAATTTATGATGTAACAGAGAGCCAATGGGAAACAGTCAGCTAGAATCATGATGTAAGGTCGGGTTATAAATCATAAGGTGGTAACAATTCTGATGAAAGTGTCTTTTGTGCAGCATAGAGTATTTAAACTCCACCTGACTCTGGAATAAAGGGCATAAAGAGAAAACTGATGCTATTATTTATAACTAAGATCTATTTATGTATGACTATGCCAACATTAAACACGGTCAATCACTGAGAAACTGTACCTGTTGTGACAACTGGATATTTTTATTTGCCTTAACATCAAATAAATCTGCCAGGATAGTGCTACTCATTTGTCCTTTGTCCTTTTGTGTCATGTAATCAAAGGGCagtttgcatgtgtttacagACCAGCTGACTCAACTGCTCTCTGCACAGCTACAAGTCAACACACTAGGTCAAAATGTGGTCATGAGCATCTGTGACACTTGGGTTTACACTGTTGACCAATAGCAGTAGGCTCACTATTTGAGGTTTTAGATGTGACAAATATGCTTAAACCATAAATTTgggatttaaaaacattatggGAAGTGAATTGTTTCGTTTGGTCTCTGTATGGGATTTGTGGAATAGTCATCAGCTTTGGCTTTTAAATTTTTTCCTTTGTCTAATTGATGTTACAGAGAACGAGTTACATCTAACTTTTGTGATTAACTTATATAGTTGAAACTATATAGtagaaaattaataa contains:
- the ldha gene encoding L-lactate dehydrogenase A chain yields the protein MSTKDKLICHVMKEEPIGCRNKVTVVGVGMVGMASAISVLLKDLCDELAMVDVMEDKLKGEVMDLQHGSLFLKTHKIVADKDYSVTANSKVVVVTAGARQQEGESRLNLVQRNVNIFKFIIPNIVKYSPNCILLVVSNPVDILTYVAWKLSGFPRHRVIGSGTNLDSARFRHLMGEKLHLHPSSCHGWIIGEHGDSSVPVWSGVNVAGVSLQGLNPQMGAEGDSENWKAIHKQVVDGAYEVIKLKGYTSWAIGMSVADLVESILKNLHKVHPVSTLVQGMHGVKDEVFLSIPCVLGNSGLTDVIHMTLKPDEEKQLVKSAETLWGVQKELTL